The following DNA comes from Miscanthus floridulus cultivar M001 chromosome 5, ASM1932011v1, whole genome shotgun sequence.
CCACGCCCCGGCGCAGTTCTGGCCGGTGTCCCCTGCTGGTCACCGACCTCGCTGCGCGCTCCAGTGCgcagtactagtaggagtagcttCTACTGCTGTGCTGCACTGCCTGCGTACGTAGGCCGAGGACGACCTACTGTAGCTCTAGCTGGCTCTACATCCATTGGCTGTTGCTGCATGCCTTGCCTTGGGTACCTACCATGCTCGCTCATGCCTCTTCAAGTCAAGGCCTCACATCCATCACACACACCGCGGCCCTGTTCAATTCGATCGTTCTCTAGCTCGCTCGCCCGccttttattaatttaattacgGCTATAAATACAGTACAGGCTCACACGTCCATAAAATGTCCGTCCATCTTGGTTCACTACCGCACGGCAGCTGCCTGGCTACTAGGCTTTCCCACTCTCTGACCATAGATAGCTCTCTCGCTCGATTGTGATCCCACCAGCCTCTCTCCTCTCCGATCCTTCTCTCATTCTGTCGTCTGCCCCTGTCACCCCCTCCCCGTGCGGACCCAAGCAAGCAAATGGAGGTAAGTGAAGAACAAGTCAATCAGCATGTTTGGTTTCTAGGCTAATAAGTCTAAcgggtgctggtttgttgtgagagccCGACTGACTGATAAgcactggctgaaaccaacaaacgtaTATAACCTTTGTGATGAAAGCAATCGTTGTTCGACCATGACAAGTTGATTGATTGTATTGCTGCTCTATTTACCCCTATCTAATGATTTGATTGACGAGGCTAGCTATCATGCATGCACCAATCCGCACGCTTCGTTCTTTCGCAATATAGTGTTCCTTACTATGCACTGGATCGCCGTCGTTCGTGTGCAGAAGGCGAGGAGGCGGCGCGTGCCGGCATTCGGAGAGTGGAACTACAACTACTACGGCAGCGCCGAGCTGGCCACGCCCGCGGCGGCGGTCCCCTTCGAGAGgtacgccgcggcggcggcggcggagctggaGGCCCGCAGCGACGTGTGGTTCAAGTACTCGCCGCCCCCGCGGAAGCCACCGCCGGTCAGCAGGAAGGTCCGGAGGCCAGCGGAGAGGTCTtacagaggcggcggcggcggcaagcgcCCCCGTGCCGCGACGCCTGCGAGGGCGTACGACGGCGTGGTCCCGTCGTCTGTGCCGCGCACACCGGCAAAGAGCACCAGCACGGCTAAGGTGGCGCGCGTGGTGCAGCGCGTCGACGCCGACCTGTACCAGGTGCCACCGCCGGAGTTCGTCCACGACGACGACCTCAGGCCAAGGGTATGCATGTCCGCAGATATTGTAGCACTTGTCTTAACCCGTAATGTAATTTATGATCTGTCAATTGATGTCACATCTCGCATGCATGCAGCGGAAGCAGCAGCGTAAGAAGGCGTCGAGGAGCCTCTGGATGGGTTGCTTCGGGTTCACATGCGTTCCGGCCGGCTGAATAATTATTTTCTGTatttgtgttttttatttttttttgctaaaatttATAGTTTTTATTCCATGTATGTATCTACTAGTCTAATTCTGCTCCTTTCAGATTGTGCAATATTTTGGATTCTTTTTATTTCCACTAGGGCACTGTACATTGTGGATCAAAAGAAAATCAGGCTCTTTTCACTTTGCTGAAAAGTCGTTGAAATACCAACAGGGCCGCATGGTGCCGTATCCTTCCGATCACGAAACAACTCGAACGCGCTTTTGCCGCTCTCTCCTTGCGTGCCTCCGTGCTTTAGGTTCAGAGCCGGATGCGGCTACTACATGAAAAATTAGTAGATCGACCCTGCCTTCCTCGTTTGCGTCCTCCGCACCGTACTTGGAGTCATCGGCAGTGTCCATGCCGTCGCTGGCCTGCCCTGGCAGCAGCGACAGATCGATGGACGTGATCAGGTTGGGCATCAGATTCAGATGTGTATCACCGTCGCCGTCAATCTCGGTAACAGACTAACAGGCGCTGGAGTCGATGGAGAGGTGAGGTTCGTCGTTGGAGGCTGTCCCTTGCAGTCCACAGTCTAGTTGAGCAGCAACGACGGGCGATGGAGATAACGTTGGATGGCTCCAGTGCTTATTGCGAACTCTAATAATTGGCTCACTGCAGCAGAGGGCTCTAACGAGCAGATATGCCTGAGGCTGGTGGGGACGCATGCCACGCATAGAGTCAATATTAGGTCACTTACAAGTTACTCATTCGGTTCACAAAAGAACGTAACTATAAAGATCTGTTCAAGTTAAATTAACTTAACTTTGACTAGACTTATAgtgaatagtattaatatttatagacTTTTGCTATTTATCTACTGACATATTTCTTTATATTTGATTGTGCTTTAGAATCTGTGCTACAAGCCTACAACTATCTACTGTGTCGCATGTAGAAAAAATATGATAGATTTGACCACAAAAAATCTATCGACAAATAACTAGACACTCCCATATTTATATCTTTAATTAGATTTACCATATGAACAAATATTTCATAaataatttaatgatacttattttgtatcataaatattagtacttttTATATAACTTTGGTTAAGTTTCAAATCGTTTGATACCTCAAAAAGTGAGAATTACATCCTTTTATGGATGGATGGAGTACAACTCACCAAGTCATTGAAGAGTATTTATTGACGCTAATCCGATCACACACTAGCAAAGGCTTGATTGCCCGAGCAACACATTGCTAAGATACGCAGTGGAGATAGATCTAAATGGCTAGGCCGACTAGTAGGTCGACGAGACCGATTCGACACCGGTTTTTCATCCAAAAGACCCATGAACATCCCTCGGGAAGATCCGTCTGGGAGACACACAATGAGGGTACCCTAGGATCAACGATTGGGGTATCATGGAAATTAAGCGGTCTCTACTGTGCTCTACACAAAAAAGCTCATGTTGCTGAAAATCAATTATGCAGTAATGTAGAATACTTGCAAATCTCATCGAGACAAGTGATGGACAATAAGGGGATTCAAAAAGATTGAGGTACAAGACAAAATGTATGATAGATTGGTTTTTTGACGATTCAAAAAGCTTGGGGAATATACAAAGTGAAAGCAGCAACAAGTAGTGCGACGAGCTAGCCAGCCAAGTTTGTCTCGAACAACACCGCACCCCTGAGGGGCCAATTCTTATGTGGTTGCTAGTTTGGGGGAGGATCTAGTGCTGTGACAACCTCTACCGGAAGAAGGTTGTATCTGATCCTCTTTGTGAGGTCTAGGCAAAGAGAAGAATTGGCAGATCATCATATTATCTGCCAGCTGCCACTATGCCAAACAACAAAAAGAAAGACACCTAATTAGTGACGCGAAAACAAAATGTGTCTGTGATGTGTGATCACAGACACGTCTAGTAAAAACACGTCTATGATATAATAGCTCCCAAGAAACAAGTCACGTCACATCTCAATAAGGCATGTCTCTGATATATGAATGAGATGCGTTTGTGATAAAGATAAGTTATCAGAGACGTGGCCACTAAAACACGAATCACAAATGAAGAGTTCATGGACTCGAAAAAATCACTGAATCAAGCAGATTTACAACTCAAGTCTGGGCGTTTGTCTCCGCTCTCCCGTCGCCCCTCTCTCCTCCGATAGCAACCACCCCCTCCACTTGGTCTCCAGAACTCTGCCACCACATCCGCcacatcctcctcttcctctgaGGCTCCAACGCTACCTCCCCCTTCTTCGATGGTATATTAGATAAAGCAAGATACCACTTTCACCAATAAATTTATCTAAAAGTTGAAGTTTCCCCTTAAGATACCTCTAGCGAGGGGTGATATTGACAAAGGATAATTTAGCTAAGAGGAATTGGACCGGTAGCCAAAAATGTTGTTTCTATGGTTGCAATAATGAAACAATCAAACATCTCTTTTTGATTGCTGCCATgggaaaacatttggaacattgtcCATATAGCTACTGGGTTAACCCCTTCTAGATCCACCGCCCTCATGCTTGGAAGTTGGCTAGCGAGCATCGGGAGGGTGCAAAGAAATTTGATTTTGTGGGGGTTAATGCTATTATATATATGGATAATTTGGTGCACTCATAATTGCATTATTTTTGAGAAAACACCAATACTCTCTTAGTTCCAAACTATAAGATATTTTAGCATTTCTTGATACATTTATTTTACTGCGTATATAAAAaaagtgtatatctaagtgcacagTAAAAGCTATATTTCTAGTAGGGTGGAGCTATAGGGTATGCCGGATATGAACTGACGTCCCTTGCAGATCCAACACGTATTAGAGTATATATAcgtgtatttgaaaaaaaaacaaaaaaacacttACCTTTTTTGTGAAGCCTAGAGAAGTGAAAATGGACGTAACAAGCCCGCAGCCCAgctgcccagctttgccgagacGAGCTTTGCTGCTTTTCCAGGCCCACGCGGTCAAACCGATGGGAGATCGAGGACTCCAGGTCCTGCTATCCTGACGCCTTGGCCCGTTTGGGAAGTTGCCGGTCATGCGTGTGCATACGTGGATAGGTCACATTGGTTACAGTGACGGGTGCAAGACTCCCACTAGGATTTTTCTATCTGCAGCTTTACACGTGGATATGTCATAATGGTTAGAGTGACAGGTGAGATGCGCGATTTTCATCTATGTTTTTTTCCAATATCTGCAACCTTTTTTTAGAaagacggcaaaagctttgctaAATTTTTATTAGATGAATAAAAAGGAAAAGACAACATTATTTACAGCAAAATTACGCGAAACAAAAACAACTCAACCACTAAGGCACGAGGACGAACTACTATGGCGCACGGATCGTCTACCACCGCGAAcaaaaaataggaaaacaacTCCCTAGTTAACAACACCAAACCGAAAAAACTGCTACTTCGCATTGACAATGGGTCTCGTTGCCAACTGGTACTACTGAATGTCCTCCTTGCAAAGAAGAGCGACTTGTAACGGTTGTAGACATTTTTGTTGGAAAGTTCTTTTATTTCGTTCCTTCCAAACGTTCCACCAAAAGTAGATCATAATTCCATCTATGTTTTTCCTCTGTCTTCTTTGAAATTTGGCACGACATTTGCGCCAGAAATTGTGTAGTAGTCCATTCGTTCCCACGGAGTCGAGCACCGAAAGATTtaaccattgttttaaatatgaCCAAACTTGCTTCGCGAAGAGGCAATCTTTACATAGGTGATTTGGTGTTTCTAGATCTATCCCACATAGTTTGCAGATTGGGTCATGTGCCCAATTGTGCTTCAATAAGTTATTGGCGGTGAGTATCTTCTTGTGAAGGAGTATCCTAACAAAGAACC
Coding sequences within:
- the LOC136455460 gene encoding uncharacterized protein, whose protein sequence is MHWIAVVRVQKARRRRVPAFGEWNYNYYGSAELATPAAAVPFERYAAAAAAELEARSDVWFKYSPPPRKPPPVSRKVRRPAERSYRGGGGGKRPRAATPARAYDGVVPSSVPRTPAKSTSTAKVARVVQRVDADLYQVPPPEFVHDDDLRPRRKQQRKKASRSLWMGCFGFTCVPAG